AAGTAACATATATGGACTTGTCTTGGTTAACTCAAAATAATCCGCAGTGTCTTTAAGATACAATGGGTTTGAAAGATTCCCGAAACTTGATTTTCAAATTCAACGTCTTCTGCACAACCAGTAAGTGGGCATATCCAAGAATACTACGAGCCCCTAATACCCGGGGACTAAACTCCATTCTCCCTTTAAACCAGAGTACATCGCCATTAAATATTGTTAACATAAAGAATTTTCCTCATAATTTTTTTACCTGTATTATTTACCCCGATAAATCGGAATTCTCGATGCCACAGAACAAATTACTTTAATTCTACAATACGACACACAATACAAAGAAAGATAGTAGAACTGGAAAAACAGGTTGTCAAGGAAAAGTACACATATCAAAATTTATTTTTTACAACAAGAATTATTTTTATTGACTTCTATTGAAAACAATATTAGGTGTTAAACATTATGATTAAAATACTAATTTTAAGTTTTTTACTTTCCATAAACCAAAAAGTAACCCTGAAAGATGGGACAAGTTTTGAGGATAAAGTCTTGCAGGCAAACAACTCCACGGTTGTATTTGAGAAGAATGGAAGCATTAAAAGGAGTTTTGTAGACGAGATAAAAACTATTCCTAAGGTCAACTCATCCAAAACAGAATTCAGCGATACAATACCGATTAAGGAGATTTTTAAAATCTCTTCCGAAGCGGCTAAAAAGTTCCCTTCCGCTAAAGGACTTATTTTATTGGATAAGGGGATAAACATACTAAATTCCGACGGGACACAAATAAACCAATCTCATTTTATTGGCAAAATCTTAAGTCCGGAAACACGCGGATGGGCTGATGTAAGACTAAGTTTTGATGACACAAGAGGGAATATTAAAATCTTACTTGCAAGGACTATACATCCCGATGGTAGTATATCGTGGTTGGATTATTCCAAAATTAAAATAATTTCGCCCGCCCAGGAAATGGCATTTTTCAATCAATATAAAAATTTAGCGTTCAATTTGCCGGATGTCAGCATTGGAGACATAATAGAATGCGTTTATGAGTCCGACCTGTTAAAACCCTATGATATAAAACAATTTGAGCCTTGCTCGTTTTTAGGTTCAGGGGAACCCGTAATAAATGTACAGTTTATCGTAATAATTCCTGACAGTATGAAACTTAATATCTACACACGAAACGGAGCGCCTGAAGTAAAAATCACAAAAGGAAATAATACCAGTATATACAAATGGGAAATGAAAAACATTTCTCCTTTAGTTGAAGAAGCTTATATGCCAGGAATGTTAAGTATTGTCCCGGGAATATTTTGCACTATATTACATAGCTGGAATTACTGGTTCGATAAAGAAAGCGAATGGTATAAAGAAAGACTTGAAATTACACCGGAAATTAAAGAACTGGTAACAAAAGTGGTAAGTGAGGCAAAAACAAAAGATGATTCCATAGCAATGGTTTATCACTGGGTTCAAACAAATATAAGATATATATCTATCAAAGGCGGTCTGGCATCAGGAGCTTCCGGGCATCCCGCTTCGGCAACGTTGAAAGCCGGTTATGGAGATTGCACGGATAAAGCAAATTTGCTTACCACTATGCTTCGAGATATAGGTTTAGAAGCTTATCCCGTAACCGTTTACACAAATGACCAGGGGCGTATCCCCTATAAAGAAATACCCATATTATGGGGAAATCATCAAATAGTCGAAGTACGAACACCAAAAGATACATTCTGGCTTGATCCGGTAAGCGAAACTTACAGATACCCTTATTTTGGAGCAAACGACCACGGAATACTTTGTATTAATGCCTCCTGTCATAGTTTAGATTCCATACCTGTACCTCCTCCGGAAGACAACGCAAGGAACTACGAACTCCAGGCAGAAATTGACACAAACGGAAACGTTATATTGGAAACTTGTAAAAAATATACAGGGTACACGGAAGCAGGATTAAGGGAACGTTACAAATACTCAAAAGAAGATGAATATAAAGACGGAATCCAGGCAATGATAAACGAAGAATCTCCGGGAGCCGAATTAATAAGCTACGAAGTAGGTCCAACTAAAGACTTAATGAAACAATTTTATCTTAAATGGAAATATAAGATGACAAATTATCCTACTTGCGTAGGGAATCTATGGATACTTAAAACCCCTGAATTCAGAAAATATGAATTCCCGGAAGTATCATCCGAGACAAGAAAATTTGACATCGAATACTCAACTTCCTCTCAAATATCCCATCACAGTGAAATAAAAATACCGGAAAATTACAAAATCAACTGGCTTCCTCCCGCTTTAGAAATAAAGAATAAATACGCAAGTTACAGTGCGGAATACACTGTAAAAGGCAATACAATAACATTTATAGATAAATTTTGCAAATATAAAAGAACGGTTCCCGTAAAAGATTATCAAGCATATAAAAACCTTTTAACTAAGGTTGCAAATTATTCTAAATTACCGATGATTATCCAAAAATAAGGGTTACAAGCCCTTAAGCTATTTAGGGCATGTTATCCTGAACGAAGCGAGGGGCACAATGAAAAACAAAATATTATTTTTTCTTGGTATAACTTTCACTTTTCTACTTATCAATTCACTTAATGCGGATATTGTTTATCTTTTAAAAGGCAATGAGTATGAAGGAGAAATCCAGCAAATAAAACAGGATACACTCTGGATAAAAACAAATAAAAAGATAGAAAAGTTCGCAACAGATTCAATCATAAGAATTGAATTTGAAGAAATACATTCAGCATATAAAATTGCAGATTTGAAGGATGCCCTTATAGATTCATTATGGAAAAAAGGCGCAGACTCAAAAACATATCCCAATGCGCTTAATGTAACTTTGTATGAAAAAATTAGTTTCCGCATAAACAAAGATTCTTCATGGACTGAAAACCACAGAAAGATTGAAAAAGTCTTACAACCGGGCGGAAGAGACATATCAAACAAAATTTTACAGTATCTTAAAAATTCAGACAAATTAGACGTCACAATTGCAAGAACAATTCAACCGGATGGAAGAATTGAGTGGTTAAAACAAAATGCGAAAAAAGACGAATCGGTTTTCTCCGCCTTTCCTATGTATGATAACCTGAATCGTATACGAATGGCTTTAGCAGAAGCCAAAATAAACGGGATTATAGAAACTAATTATGAATATACTTACCCAAAAGTTTCACTCCTTCACCCATTGCTTATAGAAGAATATTTCAGGTCTTATGAACCCATAGAATACAAAGAAGTAGAAATAATCTGCCCCAAAAACATATCTCTTGAGATGTATTGTGATAAAGAAATAACCGGGAATACGACTTCGGATAAAAATAATAATATATATCGCTTCAATGTCCGTAAAACAAAAGAAATCAAAATGGACTATCTATTACCTCCGTTCCCG
Above is a window of bacterium DNA encoding:
- a CDS encoding DUF3857 and transglutaminase domain-containing protein, producing the protein MIKILILSFLLSINQKVTLKDGTSFEDKVLQANNSTVVFEKNGSIKRSFVDEIKTIPKVNSSKTEFSDTIPIKEIFKISSEAAKKFPSAKGLILLDKGINILNSDGTQINQSHFIGKILSPETRGWADVRLSFDDTRGNIKILLARTIHPDGSISWLDYSKIKIISPAQEMAFFNQYKNLAFNLPDVSIGDIIECVYESDLLKPYDIKQFEPCSFLGSGEPVINVQFIVIIPDSMKLNIYTRNGAPEVKITKGNNTSIYKWEMKNISPLVEEAYMPGMLSIVPGIFCTILHSWNYWFDKESEWYKERLEITPEIKELVTKVVSEAKTKDDSIAMVYHWVQTNIRYISIKGGLASGASGHPASATLKAGYGDCTDKANLLTTMLRDIGLEAYPVTVYTNDQGRIPYKEIPILWGNHQIVEVRTPKDTFWLDPVSETYRYPYFGANDHGILCINASCHSLDSIPVPPPEDNARNYELQAEIDTNGNVILETCKKYTGYTEAGLRERYKYSKEDEYKDGIQAMINEESPGAELISYEVGPTKDLMKQFYLKWKYKMTNYPTCVGNLWILKTPEFRKYEFPEVSSETRKFDIEYSTSSQISHHSEIKIPENYKINWLPPALEIKNKYASYSAEYTVKGNTITFIDKFCKYKRTVPVKDYQAYKNLLTKVANYSKLPMIIQK